A segment of the Zonotrichia leucophrys gambelii isolate GWCS_2022_RI chromosome 25, RI_Zleu_2.0, whole genome shotgun sequence genome:
TCCCGTGTTTCTCTCTGGCCAATGGCAGCCacttcttcctccctttcccgTGCCCGGCGCTcagacacctccagctcccGTTCCTGGTCGattctcctctccctcaggGTTTCATCCCTCTCTCTGACCCGGGAGATTCTCCTCTCTGgttctgcctcctcctcacGCTCACAGGGACGTTCTCTCCTTCTCAGCTCCTCACCTCGTTCCCGGATCTCTCGGCGCACTTTGACATcggcttcagctgctgccactgagatctctctgtccctctcgTACCTCAGAGTTTCTCTTTGTCTTCTTGCATCAGCTTCAAGATCACGAATCTCACGAATTTCACGCCTGTCCCGTGTCTCTCTCCGACCAATGGCAGCCACTGCTTCCTCCCTTTCCCGTGCCCGGCGCTcagacacctccagctcccGTTCAACATCGattctcctctccctcaggGCCTCATCCCTCTCTCTTACCCGGGaattctcctctcttcctcctcgcGCTCACAGGGACGTTCTCTCCTTCTCAGCTCCTCACCTCGTTCCCGGATCTCTCGGCGCACTTTGACATcggcttcagctgctgccactgagatctctctgtccctctctgaaTCTCTTTGTCTTCTTCCATCGGCTTCAACTTCACGAATTTCTCGCTCTTGTCTCTCCTCCCTTTCCCGAGCCCGGCGCTcagacacctccagctcccGTTCAACATCGattctcctctccctcaggGCCTCTTCCCTGTCTCTTCTGGGGCAAATTCTTCTGTCTTCTCCACACTCACGGGGCATTCTCTCCTTCTCAGCTCCTCTCGAGGCTCCTGTTCCCGGATCTCTCGGCGCACTTTGACATcggcttcagctgctgccactgagatctctctgtccctctcgTACCTCAGGGTTTCTCTTTGTCCCCTTTCATCATCTTCAATCTCACGAATTTCACGCTCACGTCTCTCCCGTGTCTCTCTCCGACCAATGGCAGCCACTTCCTCCCTTTCCCGTGCCCGGCGCTcagacacctccagctcccGTTCCTGGTCAattctcctctccctcagggtctcctctctttctcttctgggGCAAATTCTTCTGTCTTCACGCTCACAGGGACGTTCTCTCCTTCTCAGCTCCTCACCTCGTTCCCGGATCTCTCGGCGCACTTTGACATcggcttcagctgctgccactgagATCTCTCTTCTCCTGTCATACACTTCTTGTTCTCTCCTTGCATCGATTTCAGCCTCACGAATGTCTCGCTCTCGTCTCTCCCGTGTCTCTCTCAGGTTTCTGGCGGCCacttcttcctccctttcccgTGCCCGGCGCTcagacacctccagctcccGTTCAACATCGattctcctctccctcagggcctcttccctctctctgaCACGGGAgattctcctctcttcctcctcacgCTCACAGGGACGTTCTCTCCTTCTCAGCTCCTCACCTCGTTCCCGGATCTCTCGGCGCACTTTGACATcggcttcagctgctgccactgagatctctctgtccctctcgTACCTCAGGGTTTCTCTTTGTCTTCTTGCATCAGCTTCAAGATCACGAATCTCACGAATTTCACGTCTCTCCCGTGTCTCTCTCTGGCCAATTGCGGCCTCTTCATCCACCCTTTCCCGCCTGCGGCTCTCAGATACCTCCAGCTCCCGTTCAACATCAATTCTCCGCTCCCTCAGGGCTTCATCCCTCTCTCTGACACGGGAgattctcctctcttcctcctcacgCTCACAGGGACGTTCTCTCCTTCTCAGCTCCTCTCGAGGCTCCCGTTCCCGGATCTCACGGCGCACTTTGACATcggcttctgctgctgccactgagatctctctgtccctctcgTACCTCAGGGTTTCTCTCTGTCTTCTTGCATCAACTTCAAGTTCAGGAATCTCACGAATTTCACGCCTGTCCCGTGTCTCTCTCTGGCCAGCTCTGGTCacttcttcctccctttcccgTGCCCGGTGTTcagacacctccagctcccGTTCAACATCGattctcctctccctcaggGCCTCATCCCTCTCTCTGACACGGGAGATTCTCCTCTCTGGTTCCGCCTCCTCCTCACGCTCACAGGGACGTTCTCTCCTTCTCAGCTCCTCTCGGCGCACTTTGACATCGGCTTCGGCTGCTGCCACTGAgatctctctgtccctctcgTACCTCAGAGTTTCTCTCTGTCTCCTCCCATCAGTTTCAAGTTCACGAATTTCACGCTCTCGTCTGTCCCGTGTCTCTCTCTGGCCAACTCTGGTCACTGCTTCCTCCCTTTCCCGTGCCCGGCGCTCAGACACCTCCAGTTCCTGTTCAACATCGATTCTCCTCTCCCCCCGAATCTCATCTCTTTCTCTTCTGGGcaaattcttctgttttctccctcACAGGGACGttctctccttcccagctcctcaccttGTTCCCGGATATCTCGGCGCACTTTGACGTcggcttctgctgctgccactgagatctctctgtccctctcgTACCTCAGAGTTTCTCTTTGTCTTCTTGCATCAGCTTCAAGATCACGAATCTCACGAATTTCACGCCTGTCCCGTGTCTCTCTCCGGCCAATTGTGGCCTCTTCATCCACCCTTTCCCGCCTGCGGCTCTCAGATACCTCCAGCTCCCGTTCAACATCAATTCTCCGCTCCCTCAGGGCGTCTTCCCTCTCTCTGACACGGGAGaattcctctcttcctcctcacgCTCACAGGCACGTTCTCTCCTTCTCAGCTCCTCACCTCGTTCCCGGATCTCTCGGCGCACTTTGACATCGGCTTCTTCTGCTGCCACTGaaatctctctctccctttcaaACCTCACTGATTCTCTCTGTCTTCTTGCATCAGCTTCAAGTTCACAAATTTCACGCTCACGTCTCTCCCGTGTCTCTCTCTGGCCGGCTCTGGCCacttcttcctccctttcccgTGCCCGGCGCTcagacacctccagctcctgttcAGCATCGATTCTCCTCTCCCCCGGAATCTCATCTCTTTCTCTTCTGGGGcaaattcttctgttttctccGTCACAGGGACGTTCTCTCCTTCTCAGCTCCTCACCTCGTTCCCGGATCTCTCGGCGCACTTTGACATcggcttcagctgctgccactgagATCTGTCTTCTCCTGTCATACACTTCTTGTTCTCTCCTTCCATCGATTTCAGTCTCACGAGTTTCACGCTCACGTCTGTCCCGTGTCTCTCGCCGACAATAGC
Coding sequences within it:
- the LOC135457653 gene encoding trichohyalin-like, with amino-acid sequence MLNRSWRCLSAGHGKGRKKWPEPARERHGRDVSVKFVNLKLMQEDRENQEREDALRERRIDVERELEVSESRRRERVDEEATIGRRETRDRREIREIRDLEADARRQRETLRYERDREISVAAAEADVKELEVSERRAREREEAVTRVGQRETRDRREREIRELETDGRRQRETLRYERDREISVAAAEADVKVRREELRRRERPCEREEEAEPERRISRVRERDEALRERRIDVERELEVSEHRAREREEEVTRAGQRETRDRREIREIPELEVDARRQRETLRYERDREISVAAAEADVKVRREIREREPREELRRRERPCEREEEERRISRVRERDEALRERRIDVERELEVSESRRRERVDEEAAIGQRETRERREIREIRDLEADARRQRETLRYERDREISVAAAEADVKVRREIRERGEELRRRERPCEREEEERRISRVREREEALRERRIDVERELEVSERRAREREEEVAARNLRETRERRERDIREAEIDARREQEVYDRRREISVAAAEADVKVRREIRERGEELRRRERPCEREDRRICPRREREETLRERRIDQERELEVSERRAREREEVAAIGRRETRERREREIREIEDDERGQRETLRRDREEALRERRIDVERELEVSERRAREREERQEREIREVEADGRRQRDSERDREISVAAAEADVKVRREIRERADARRQRETLRYERDREISVAAAEADVKVRREIRERGEELRRRERPCEREEEAEPERRISRVRERDETLRERRIDQERELEVSERRAREREEEVAAIGQRETRDRREREIREIEDDGRRQRESVRFERDREISVAAAEADVKVRREIRERGEELRRRERPCEREEEAEPERRISRVREREEALRERRIDVERELEVSERRAREREEEVARVGRRETRERREREIRELEDDARRQRETLRYERDREISVAAAEADVKVRREELRRRERPCEREEEAEPERRISRVREREEALRERRIDQERELEVSERRAREREEEVARVGQRETQRERDIREIEADGRRQRESVRFERDREISVAAAEVDVQVRREIREREPREELRRRERPCEREEEAEPERRISRVRERDEALRERRIDVGRELEVSERRSRRTLDRNTEVTITDQSEAREEIRLEVLEEEDEEELEQDQFRYQTLDVDTTDLCPPGQEMPISDLRVRYRPADPDVRPEVRLLPEPVEPQTVAYLVHVIQNQQDPKAATYEIVCHQPGQRGQPVRVRTCSVSPRPPRDHPEVPPSKRPQENPDEGLDEPRERSGKEVKEGGLEDSGALRDSRALRDSGALRDSGALRDSGALRDSGALRDSGALRDSGALRDSRALRDSGAPRDSGALRDSGALRDSGALRDSGALRDSGALRDSGALRDSGALRDSGALRDSGAVRDSDELEAVKGERVKPKELRRRPEVPEAEQEQPQGEEPQKGRRERQAGQAKSGTAPERRDPERREPGEGTREGEEAPEEEPSKRSPREAENSRVSRDGGAKQGQEPPQEAPNRARDESKTS